The sequence below is a genomic window from Candidatus Rokuibacteriota bacterium.
CGCGGGCCCAGACGGGGAGCAGCACGTAGATGATCTCGGAGAAGCCGTCGTGGAGGAAGTGGGTCGCGCAGGCAGTGGCGAGCGTGGCGCGCGCGCGGGGCTTGTCCATGCCTTCTCTAGCCCTTCAGCGACTGCTCGGCCTGGCGCACGCGGCGCGAGAGCGTCACCAGCAGCGTGTGGGCCAACCGCGGGACTTCGGTCAGGAGGCTCCAGAAGTTACGGCGGTCGATCACGAGGAGGCGGATGGGCGTTTCGGCCACCACGGTCGCCGAGCGCGGCCCGCCGTCGAGGAGGCTCATCTCGCCGAAGAAATCCCCCGGCCGGAGCGGCACGTGCTTTTCCGGCGAGACCTCTGCCCGCGCGCTGCCGTCGACGATCAGGAAGAATTCCGTTCCGGGTTCGCCGGCGCGGGTCAGGACCTTGCCCGCAGGCTCATCGAGGACTCCGGTGATCCGGGCCAGGGCGCGCAGCTGTCGCTGCGAGCAACCCTCAAAGACAGGGACTCTCTGGAGGTACTCGATCTTCGCATCCTGGCGGAGGGGAGGCCCCGGGGTGGGCAAGCCGGCGCGACCCTCCTCGAACTTGTACGGGAGCGAACCGTCCATCATCCTCGTCACGATTTCCATGGCGCTATCCTCCCACGAGGAGCCTGGCCGCGCGCGCGATGGCCGCGGCGTCGATGCCGTAGTGCCGGTAGAGGTCCTGGCGCGCTCCCGACTGGCCGAAGTCGTCCACGCCCAGCGGGATCTGCGGGACGCCGAGCGCCGAGCCGATGAAGGCCAGCGCGTGGGAGTGGCCGTCGAGGACCGAGACGACCGGGACCCCTTCCTCCTCGGCGGTCACCAGCTGCTCCAGGTATGGGCGCGGACCTCTCAAGCCCCGGTAGAGCCGGTCGGGGCTCGTGACCACGAAGACGTTGGCGAAGATGCCCTGCTCGCGTAAGGCGCGGCCGGCTTCCACCGCTTCGGGGACCATCACGCCCGCCGCGAAGAGGTGGACGGCGTTGTCCTCGGGGTCGTAGCCGGCTTCGCCGCGCCGGTCGATCAGGCGGTAGCCGCCGCCGAGAACCCGGGCGCGGTATTCAGGGCTCGGTCCGGGCGCGAGGCGCTCGTCGATCGGCTTGGTGGAGAGCCTGAGGTAGAGGCTCTGGCCTTTGCGACGGTCCAGGAGCCATCGCAGCGCGTCGAGCAGGATCCATTCCGCCTCCTGGGCGAAGGCGGGCTCGAAGTAGACGATGCCGGGGAGCCCGATCCCGATTCCCGGCGTGATCACCGACTGGTGGGCGCCGCCCTCCGGCGAGAGGCTCACCCCCGACGGCGTGGCAGCGACGACGAACCGGGCGCCCGAGTAGAGGGCATGGTAGAGGGCGTCGAGTCCCCGGCCGACGAACGGATCGTAGAGGGTCCCGATGGGGAGCAGCGTCACGCCGGACAGCTCGTGGGTGAGCCCGAGGGCTCCCAGGAGGAGAAAGAGATTGTGCTCGGCGATCCCCAGCTCGATGTGCTGTCCCGCCGGCGACTCCTTCCACCGGACGGCCTGGGGGATCTCGGCGAAGAAGTCGGGCTTGGCGCGCGGGAAGTAGATCCCCTTGCGGTTGATCCACCCGGCCAGGTGCGTCGTCACCGCCACGTCGGCCGAGACCGTCACGATCCTGTCGGCGATCGGAAGCCGGCTCAGTGCTCCGAGGACCCTGCCGAAGGCCTCCTGGGTGGAGGTCTCGGCGGGATAGGTCTCGTCGAGTCTCTCGGGGATCTGTGGCGGGCTCGAGGCTGACGGCGGGGAGAAGAGCGGCGGGAGGTTCGCGATCAGCTCGGCCTCGGGACTGTCAGGCGGGAACCCTGCCCATTCCTCACCCGGGGCGATGCCGAGCGACTGGCGCAGCTCCTCGATCTGGGCCGTGGTCAGGAGCATCGTGTGGTTCAGGGGGTCGCCGGCGAAAGGCAGCCCCCATCCCTTGATCGTGTGGGCCAGGATCACGCACGGGCGGTCGCGGGGCTCGTCGGCCTCGGCGAAGGCGTCCAGGATCAGCTTGAGGTCGTGGCCGCCGACGTCTGCAACCAGGCCTGCAAGCTCCTCGTCGGGGATAGCGGCGAGGAGCTTGTCGAGGACTGCGTCCGTGTCGCCGTCGGGAGTCCTCACGAGGAGCTTCCTCCCAGCGCCCGGGGGGAGCCTGAGAAGGCTCTGGTACTCGGTGTAGGGCATCGCCTCCAGGCGGGCGCGGAGGCGGTGACCACCAGGCTCAGCGAAGAGTTTCCGCAGCCTGGAGCCCCAGCGCAGCTCAATGACGCGCCAGCCGGCGGCGCTGAACAGCTCAGGAAGCTGGCGCGCGCGCGTATCGGGCACGACCCGGTCGAGGCTCTGGCGGTTCACGTCCACGATCCAGAGCACGTTGCCCAGGTGGGAGACGGCCTCCTCGATGATCGCCTCCCAGACATTTCCCTCGTCCAGCTCGGCGTCGCCCACCATGACGATGAAGCGCTCAGGGGTACTGACACCGAAGTGGTCAGTCAGATAGCGCGCAGCGAGAGCGCCAAAGGTCGCCTGGACCGCGCCGAGGCCCATGGAGCCCGTGGCGAGGTCCACGACCTCTGGGTTCTTCTGCCGGCTCGGGTAGGCCTGGAGCCCGCCGAAGCTCCTCAGCTCCTGGAGTGCCGAGGCCGGGAGCCGGCCGCGCAGGCACTGGATCGCGTAGAAGGCGGGTGAGGCGTGAGCCTTGACGGCGACCACGTCCCCGGCGCGGAGCGCCTTGAAGTAGAGCGCCGTCAGGAGACTCACTGCGGATGCCGATGAGGCCTGGTGGCCGCCCACTTTTATCCCGTCGGGGTTGGGGCGGACGAAGTTGGCGTGGTGGACCGTGTAGGCGCTGAGCCAGAGCACCTTCCGCTGGATGCGATCCAGGACGGCGAGTTCCGGTTCGCCCCGCGGGGACCGGCCTGACATCTATCGCCTAGCCCACGAAACCTCTGACGCTCACCAGGCGTTTCGCCACATGATCGACCGCCAGGAACAAGCTTTCGAGGGCCACGGCTCCGAGGAGAGCCGGTCCACCGGGGGCGATGAAGCAGGGGGTCGTGACCTCCTGTTCATCGAGCCTGAGACGTGCTTCGGCAACGGGCCAGACTTCCTCCTGGCCGCCAGCGATTTCAACGGGCTGCCTCCGGGATGGCTTGAGTTCGAGGCGTTCGGCCAGGGGGGCGAGGCACTACCAGAAGGGTCGCTCCGCTGTCAACCAGGAGGTCGACCACTTCGCTCTTTCCCGTGGGCCCTGTCAATCGCCCCGAAATGCGAAAGAGTCCCATGCCCCTAGTTTCCTCGACCGCTACAACCTTCAGTATATCTCACGGACCTATTTTGGCTCGTATGGGTCGTCCAGCTACCGCCCCCGCCGGTCTACCCGGGCCAGGAACTCCAGCACCGCCCGGTTCCACGCCTCGGGCTGGTCCCGGTTGGCGAAGTGGCTGGCCGGCGAGAGGACGACCAGCTTCGAGCCCTTGACCTTCTTCTGCATGACCTTCATCGGCCCGAGCGAGGGATCCTGATCTCCGCCGATCAGGAGGGTGGCGACCCGGATCTTCGGCAGCTCCCCGGTGATGTGGTCCATCGCGATCAGCGCGCGCAGGGCGTTGGCATAGCCGATCCGCGTCAGCGCCCGATACATGGCATAGAACTCTTCCTTCGCGTTGGGGTCGAGCTGGAGGCGCGCGGTCACATTCGGGTTGGCGGCCATGGCGAACTCGGCCATCGCATCCATCCCCTTGGTGAGCGTGATCTCGATGCTCCGCGCGCGCATGACGAGATTCTCGGCTGACATGGGGAGTCCCGAGGCTGACGACGAGTTCGTCACGATGAGCGCCGCCACCCGCTTCGGGTAGAGGAGGGTGAAGCGCGTGGCGATGCCGCCACCCATGGACAGCCCCCCGACGTACGCCTTGCGGACCCCGAGATGATTCAGGAGATCTCGGAGGTCGAGCGCCCAGCGGCGGAAGGAGTAGCGCGCGGGGTCCTCGGGGCTGTCCGAGCGCCCGTGGCCACGCGGGTCCCAGAGGATCAGCCGGTAGCAGGCCGAGAGGTCCTTGATGTTGGGCTCCCACATCGTCGTGTTGCCGCCGATCCCGTAGGCGAGGACCAGCGGGAACCCGCGGCCGTGCTCCTCGTAGTAGATCTTCACACGGTCGTCGGTCTTCGCGTATGGCATGGTGCGCCTCCTTCGAATATACTCGGGCCTCGCCTCGTGGCTCTCCTCGCCTTCGGCTCGTCGGCAGCCCCTCGGCTCGAACTGCCACGCCGACGGCTCGTCGGGAGCCCTTCGGATCGAAATACCGGGTCCAGAAGCCCTGCGGGTCGCAGGCGCGGACGATCTAGAACTCCGCGGCCGCGGGTGCCGCGGTGGGGTTGCCGATCCACGCCCCGATCACGCGCCGCGCGCACCAGGCCCCGATGAGCTGATCGAAGACCATGTCCGAGATCGGGCAGATCAGCGTGAGGTCGCACTTGCCCTGGCGGATCAGCTCGTGGCCCACGATGAACGGGATCGCCGCCTCGAGGCCCGTCCCCATGCAGACCGAGACACCGTCGGGGACGAACCGCGCGATGGTCTCCTTCATTGACATCAGCTTGGGCCCGTCCATCCCGCCTCCACAAACGCGGCGTTCACTATAGCCCGAGCCCAACGGGCCGCGCAATCCGCGGCTCTTGTTTGAGGTTGACAACGAGAAGCGCTCAAGTGTAGCTTACCTTCATCGCCGCTAAGATAAACGAACGAACTTTCGGCCCCCGCGGACATGAACGAACGATTTCCAGTGGCGTCGTGCGGGACAGTAGCGACGCTTCCGGCGTGATCCGTTGCGGCGTTCGACGCGGATGGCAGCCAGGGGGACACTGGCGCAGCGGCGGGTGCGCCAATCCGGCAGCCGCAGGCGCGTGCGCGGATTGAGCCGCCGGATGTCGTGGACCATCGCCTGGCTGACCACGTAGCTGTGGCAGGCCGCTGCGAGCTTCGGGTAGAACTTCGCGGGCGAGATCTCTTCGGGCTCGATCCCGGCCGTCTCCCCCACCTCACTCTGCGCCACGCGCATGACGTTGTACACGAGCCCCGCGGCGTAGACCTGCATGGCCACGGCGTGCGGGTTGGCCGCGGAGATGCGGTTGAGATTCAGCACTTCCTTCAGATCGAAATACATGCGCTCAATGCGCCAGCGGGCCGGGTAGAGCAGCAAGGCTTCCTCGGCCGCCAAGCGCGTGAGCTCCGAGACGTTGGTCAGCAGCTCGTAGCGGGTCCCGCCCTGGCGCCACCGGATATAGCACAGCGTCTGGATCGGTGCCGAGACGCCCGAGCCAGCCCGCACCAGCCAGTCCTCCAGACAGCCGCCCGCATGGCGGCGTTTCCGCAGGCGCTGGAGCCTGTGCAGTCCCACCAACCGGTTGCGACGGAACAGCCCCCAGCAGCCTTGGGCCTGCACGGCCGCGAAGAAGTCCACCGTACAGTACAGCCGGTCGCCGACCAACAGCGTGTCCCGCGTCAGTCCGGCGAGGGCCGCCTTGGCGCGCGTCATCTCGCTGGCGCCGCGTCGGCCGAGGAAGGGCAAGGGCCTGGCACAGCCCTCGCCCGCCCACTGCTTGCAGTTGCTCAAGCAGCATCGGGTCCTCGCCATTTGGGTGCCGGATCCGACATGCCGCGACCTGCAGGCGCTCGTGGCCCATCGCATGCGCCTCGTCCGGATGCGGGCGTTCCCGAGCTGTCCATGGTCTTTCAGGACCGACATCATGTGCCGGCGCTTGTGCGCGAATAGATGGCTGGTGGACCCATGCCTCTGAGGCTCGGACGAGCCGCCGGCCGCGCCCCCAAGCGGGGAGCAACGCACAGATGCTGCGCCACAGCCCGGGCTATCGATCCCGGCTCGCGAGAAGGAGGAATCCCGCCAACAATCGTCTTGGCAGGAATGGACAGCAGTGATCCAAACTGTTTTTCGACGCATCCGTTGACCACGATAGTCGTGGGCGCTTCACGCCAGTCCTGACTATGGCGAAGAAAATTCTTCTTGCTATTGGGGCCATCGGAATCCTTGTCTTCGGGCTAAGCCGGCCCGTGCTCGCGGATTCCTTTGTCGACAGCGTCGTTTCCTATATCCCGGGCAAATTCTTGTT
It includes:
- a CDS encoding cyclic nucleotide-binding domain-containing protein; the protein is MEIVTRMMDGSLPYKFEEGRAGLPTPGPPLRQDAKIEYLQRVPVFEGCSQRQLRALARITGVLDEPAGKVLTRAGEPGTEFFLIVDGSARAEVSPEKHVPLRPGDFFGEMSLLDGGPRSATVVAETPIRLLVIDRRNFWSLLTEVPRLAHTLLVTLSRRVRQAEQSLKG
- a CDS encoding pyruvate dehydrogenase; its protein translation is MSGRSPRGEPELAVLDRIQRKVLWLSAYTVHHANFVRPNPDGIKVGGHQASSASAVSLLTALYFKALRAGDVVAVKAHASPAFYAIQCLRGRLPASALQELRSFGGLQAYPSRQKNPEVVDLATGSMGLGAVQATFGALAARYLTDHFGVSTPERFIVMVGDAELDEGNVWEAIIEEAVSHLGNVLWIVDVNRQSLDRVVPDTRARQLPELFSAAGWRVIELRWGSRLRKLFAEPGGHRLRARLEAMPYTEYQSLLRLPPGAGRKLLVRTPDGDTDAVLDKLLAAIPDEELAGLVADVGGHDLKLILDAFAEADEPRDRPCVILAHTIKGWGLPFAGDPLNHTMLLTTAQIEELRQSLGIAPGEEWAGFPPDSPEAELIANLPPLFSPPSASSPPQIPERLDETYPAETSTQEAFGRVLGALSRLPIADRIVTVSADVAVTTHLAGWINRKGIYFPRAKPDFFAEIPQAVRWKESPAGQHIELGIAEHNLFLLLGALGLTHELSGVTLLPIGTLYDPFVGRGLDALYHALYSGARFVVAATPSGVSLSPEGGAHQSVITPGIGIGLPGIVYFEPAFAQEAEWILLDALRWLLDRRKGQSLYLRLSTKPIDERLAPGPSPEYRARVLGGGYRLIDRRGEAGYDPEDNAVHLFAAGVMVPEAVEAGRALREQGIFANVFVVTSPDRLYRGLRGPRPYLEQLVTAEEEGVPVVSVLDGHSHALAFIGSALGVPQIPLGVDDFGQSGARQDLYRHYGIDAAAIARAARLLVGG
- a CDS encoding alpha/beta fold hydrolase, with protein sequence MPYAKTDDRVKIYYEEHGRGFPLVLAYGIGGNTTMWEPNIKDLSACYRLILWDPRGHGRSDSPEDPARYSFRRWALDLRDLLNHLGVRKAYVGGLSMGGGIATRFTLLYPKRVAALIVTNSSSASGLPMSAENLVMRARSIEITLTKGMDAMAEFAMAANPNVTARLQLDPNAKEEFYAMYRALTRIGYANALRALIAMDHITGELPKIRVATLLIGGDQDPSLGPMKVMQKKVKGSKLVVLSPASHFANRDQPEAWNRAVLEFLARVDRRGR
- a CDS encoding transposase codes for the protein MTRAKAALAGLTRDTLLVGDRLYCTVDFFAAVQAQGCWGLFRRNRLVGLHRLQRLRKRRHAGGCLEDWLVRAGSGVSAPIQTLCYIRWRQGGTRYELLTNVSELTRLAAEEALLLYPARWRIERMYFDLKEVLNLNRISAANPHAVAMQVYAAGLVYNVMRVAQSEVGETAGIEPEEISPAKFYPKLAAACHSYVVSQAMVHDIRRLNPRTRLRLPDWRTRRCASVPLAAIRVERRNGSRRKRRYCPARRHWKSFVHVRGGRKFVRLS